DNA sequence from the Terriglobales bacterium genome:
GCCCGCCTCTTCAACGCCGACGGCTCCGAGGCCGAGATCTCCGGCAACGGCACCCGCTGCGTGGCCGCGCGCTGGGTGGCGGAGCACGGCGGCGAGCGCGTGCGCGTGCGCACCGGCGCCGGCATCCGCGAGTGCCGCCTCGCCCGCCGCGCCGGCAGCTGCTTCGACTTCGAGACCGCGATGGGCGAGCCCCAGGTGGGCGAGCGCTTCTCCATCCAGCTGGCCTTCGGCGAGGTCAGCGGCATCCCCGTCTCCATGGGCAACCCGCACTTCGTGGTCTTCGTCGAGCAGTACGGCCCGGGCTGGCAGGCGGAGGCGGCGGAGATGGCCAAGCATCACGACTTCAAGTACTCGATCAACGTGGAGATGGTGCGCCCGCTCGACGTCCACGCCGTCGAGGCCCGCTTCTTCGAGCGCGGCGTGGGCGAGACGCTCTCCTCCGGCACCGGCTCCTGCGCCTCGGCCGTGGCCGCCATCGCCGCCGGCAAGGCGGAGTCGCCGGTCGAGGTGCGCGCCCCCGGCGGCGCGCAGAGCGTCCGCTGGGAGAAAGAAGTATTCCTCACCGGCCCGGCACAACTCATCGGCCGCGGCGAGTTTTTCATTTAACATTAGGGATTCATGGCTGCCGCCGAAAAGCCTCGCCTCAAGCCGCCCGCCCTCCGTCCCGGCGACACCGTGGGCATCATCGCTCCCGGCAGCCCCATCCAGCGCAACCTGCTCGACGCCGGATGCCTCGCCCTGTGGCGGCTGGGCTACAAGCCCTTCTACCTGGACTCCATCTTCGACCAGGACCTCTACTTCGCCGGCAAGGTGCGCCGGCGCGCGCGCGAGCTGGAAGAGATGTTCACCCGCGAGGAGGTGCGCGCGGTGCTGTGCGCGCGCGGCGGCTACGGCTGCAACTACCTGCTGCCGGAGCTGGACCTCGACAAGATCGCCGCCCATCCCAAGATCTTCATGGGCTACAGCGACGTCAGCGCGCTGCTCACCTGGTTCGCCGACGCCGCCCGCCTGGTCACCTTCCACGGCCCCATGGTCACCAAGGACTTCGCCGCCGAAGACGGCCTGCACGTCCCTTCCTGGGCGGCCGCCACCGTCGGCAAGGAGCGCTGGGAGATCGCGCCTGTCCCCGGTTCCGGCGTGACCCCGCTGGTCGAGGGCCGCGCCCAGGGCATCCTCTACGGCGGATGCCTCTCCATCCTGGTGGCCTCGCTGGGCACGCCCTACGAGATCAAGACTGAGGGCACCATCCTCTTCCTGGAAGACGTGAACGTGAAGCCCTTCCAGGTGGACCGCATGCTCATGCAGTTGAAGCTGGCGGGCAAGCTCCGAGGCGTGCGCGGCCTGCTCTTCGGCGAGATGCCGGGATGCCAGCAGCAGCCCGAGCAGCCCTACACCCTGGCGCAGGTGCTGCAGCGGGTGGTGGGCGATCTGGGGATCCCGGTGGCCTACGGCCTGCGCTCCGGCCACGTGGAGCGGGAGAACATCACGCTGCCCATCGGCGTGCGCGCCTCTCTGGACGTCAAGAAAGAAGTGCGGCTGGCGGTGCTGGAGGCGGCGACCATCGCCGCGCCCGCAGCCAAGCCGGCCCCGGTCGCGCCCGCGCCGCAGTCATGAGCCCGGTCCGCCACATCCATCTGATCGGCGTCTGCGGCACCGCCATGGCCTCGCTGGCCGGCATGCTGCGCGAGCGCGGCTTCCGCGTCACCGGCTCCGACGCCGCCGCCTACCCGCCCATGTCCGACTTCCTCGCCGGCCTCGGCATCGCCGTCGCCCAGCCCTACCGCGAGGAGCACCTGAAGCCGCATCCCGACCTGGTCGTCGTCGGCAACGCCATCTCGCGCGGCAA
Encoded proteins:
- the dapF gene encoding diaminopimelate epimerase, with translation ARLFNADGSEAEISGNGTRCVAARWVAEHGGERVRVRTGAGIRECRLARRAGSCFDFETAMGEPQVGERFSIQLAFGEVSGIPVSMGNPHFVVFVEQYGPGWQAEAAEMAKHHDFKYSINVEMVRPLDVHAVEARFFERGVGETLSSGTGSCASAVAAIAAGKAESPVEVRAPGGAQSVRWEKEVFLTGPAQLIGRGEFFI
- a CDS encoding LD-carboxypeptidase, whose protein sequence is MAAAEKPRLKPPALRPGDTVGIIAPGSPIQRNLLDAGCLALWRLGYKPFYLDSIFDQDLYFAGKVRRRARELEEMFTREEVRAVLCARGGYGCNYLLPELDLDKIAAHPKIFMGYSDVSALLTWFADAARLVTFHGPMVTKDFAAEDGLHVPSWAAATVGKERWEIAPVPGSGVTPLVEGRAQGILYGGCLSILVASLGTPYEIKTEGTILFLEDVNVKPFQVDRMLMQLKLAGKLRGVRGLLFGEMPGCQQQPEQPYTLAQVLQRVVGDLGIPVAYGLRSGHVERENITLPIGVRASLDVKKEVRLAVLEAATIAAPAAKPAPVAPAPQS